The following proteins are encoded in a genomic region of Oncorhynchus kisutch isolate 150728-3 linkage group LG18, Okis_V2, whole genome shotgun sequence:
- the LOC109909727 gene encoding ankyrin repeat domain-containing protein 13B-like, with translation MISAKKTPEKSRYPIHYMVWHDKHPQLEKALSGNEQVDVETLDPRGRTPLHLAVTLGHLDCARLLLQHGADVSKENRNGWTVLQEAVSTRDPELVRLVLHYRDYQRTTKRLAGIPVLLERLHQAQDFYVEMKWEFTSWVPLVSRICPSDTYRVWKSGQCLRVDTTLMGFDQMTWQRGNRSFIFRGQDSSAVVMEVDHDRQLVFCETLCVSSLTSPTSQRGTAGLGLLGALQPSGEQVVARLSAPVVTTQLDTKNITFERNKTGILGWRSEKNEMVNGYEAKVYGASNVELITRTRTDHLSEPLKAKPKVGKTPLQNFLGIAEQHMGPNNGALVTQMSCPAVTNPTALTAEEYFNPNLPLGTRDIGHPCQLTTKTQRFKAKLWLCEAHPLSLAEQVAPIIDLMAISNALFAKLRDFITLRLPPGFPVKIEIPIYHILNARITFGNLNGCEEGSVTGPGRVEGEVDGQKDSSPRTDTDTPSPGSDSSSVSSSSSTTSCRGGEIPPCVFEPPQGYTVLGGNQRDNNMRGDEEEDLLQFAIQQSLLEAGSEYDQVTIWEALTNSKPSTRTLPCDPSRLQRTPQHRPCPPASLCNTPTKKPPTTCSYDQQLRLAMEMSAREQAEAELRRRQEEEELQRIIQLSLLEK, from the exons gtGGACGTGGAGACCCTGGACCCCCGGGGTCGGACTCCCCTCCATCTGGCTGTCACTCTGGGTCACCTGGACTGTGCCCGTCTGCTCCTCCAACATGGTGCTGACGTCAGCAAGGAGAACCGCAATGGCTGGACGG TGCTCCAGGAGGCAGTCAGTACACGAGACCCGGAGCTGGTGCGTCTAGTTCTGCATTACCGTGACTACCAGCGGACCACTAAGAGACTGGCGGGAATCCCTGTCCTCCTGGAGAGACTGCACCAG gcTCAGGACTTTTACGTGGAGATGAAATGGGAGTTTACAAGCTGGG tGCCGCTGGTGTCTCGTATCTGTCCCAGTGACACATACCGCGTGTGGAAGAGTGGCCAGTGTCTGCGCGTAGACACCACTCTCATGGGCTttgatcagatgacctggcagaGAGGAAACCGAAGCTTCATCTTCCGGGGTCAAG ACTCCAGTGCGGTGGTGATGGAGGTGGACCACGACAGACAGCTGGTGTTCTGTGAgaccctgtgtgtgtcctctctgaCGTCTCCCACCTCGCAGCGGGGCACTGCCGGCCTGGGCCTCCTGGGGGCACTACAGCCCAGCGGGGAGCAGGTGGTAGCCCGTCTCTCCGCCCCCGTGGTCACCACCCAGCTAGACACCAAAAATATCACCTTCGAGAG gaATAAGACTGGCATCCTAGGCTGGCGCAGTGAGAAGAACGAGATGGTGAACGGGTATGAGGCTAAG GTGTACGGCGCCTCCAATGTGGAACTGATCACTCGAACCCGAACGGACCATCTCAGTGAGCCACTCAAGGCGAAGCCCAAAG TCGGTAAGACGCCCCTGCAAAACTTCCTAGGGATCGCCGAGCAACACATGGGGCCCAACAATGGG GCCCTAGTGACTCAGATGTCATGTCCTGCCGTGACCAACCCCACAGCCCTGACAGCCGAGGAGTACTTCAATCCCAACCTGCCCCTGGGCACCCGGGATATTGGCCACCCCTGTCAACTCACCACCAAGACTCAGAG GTTCAAGGCTAAGCTGTGGCTGTGTGAGGCCCATCCTCTGTCCCTAGCGGAGCAGGTGGCACCCATCATTGACCTCATGGCCATCTCCAATGCTCTCTTCGCCAAGCTCAGGGATTTCATTACCCTGCGACTGCCACCTGGCTTCCCTGTCAAGATCG AAATTCCCATCTATCACATCCTGAATGCCCGGATCACCTTTGGGAACCTGAATGGGTGTGAGGAGGGGTCGGTGACAGGGCCGGgcagggtggagggggaggtggatgGACAGAAGGACAGCAGCCCCAGGACTGACACAGACACCCCCTCCCCAGGCAGTGACTCTTCTAGTgtctccagctccagctccacaa CGTCGTGTCGTGGAGGGGAGATCCCCCCATGTGTGTTCGAGCCCCCTCAGGGTTACACTGTGCTGGGAGGCAACCAGAGGGACAACAACATGCgtggtgatgaggaggaggatctGCTGCAGTTTGCCATCCAACAGAGTCTGCTGGAGGCTGGCTCGGAGTACGACCAG GTGACTATCTGGGAGGCGCTGACCAACAGCAAGCCCAGCACACGTACTCTTCCCTGTGACCCCAGTCGCCTGCAAAG GACTCCCCAGCACAGGCCTTGCCCTCCAGCCAGCCTCTGTAACACGCCCACCAAGAAGCCCCCCACAACCTGCAGCTACGACCAGCAGCTCCGCCTGGCAATGGAAATGTCGGCGCGGGAGCAGGCAGAGGCCGAGCTACGGCGAcggcaagaggaggaggagctgcagCGGATCATCCAACTGTCACTCTTGGAGAAATGA